The following proteins are encoded in a genomic region of Pagrus major chromosome 16, Pma_NU_1.0:
- the gjb10 gene encoding gap junction protein beta 10, with amino-acid sequence MNWAFLQGLLSGVNKYSTAFGRVWLSIVFVFRVMVFVVAAEKVWGDEQKDFKCNTAQPGCHNVCYDHFFPVSHVRLWALQLIFVTCPSLLVVMHVAYREDRERKNTAKYGENCRRLYQNTGKKRGGLWWTYVLTLVFKIGVDITFVYLLYHIYEGYDFPSLIKCEQKPCPNKVDCFIARPTEKRIFTLFMVVTSLVCILLSIFEILYLVGKRCRECFTSLHNSRHVMTNTLSSGSTLMESNSIKLTGKGTPETPAPSYSVAIS; translated from the coding sequence ATGAACTGGGCATTCCTCCAGGGCCTCCTCAGTGGGGTGAACAAGTACTCCACAGCCTTCGGCCGAGTGTGGCTCTCTATCGTTTTCGTCTTCAGGGTCATGGTGTTTGTGGTGGCGGCAGAGAAGGTCTGGGGCGACGAACAGAAAGACTTCAAATGCAACACGGCTCAGCCCGGGTGCCACAACGTCTGCTATGACCACTTCTTCCCCGTCTCCCACGTCCGGCTGTGGGCCCTGCAGCTCATCTTTGTCACCTGCCCCTCTCTCCTGGTGGTGATGCACGTTGCCTACAGGGAGGACAGGGAACGTAAAAACACGGCCAAGTATGGCGAAAACTGCCGCCGTCTCTACCAGAACACCGGCAAGAAACGTGGAGGCCTGTGGTGGACATACGTCCTCACCCTTGTCTTCAAAATAGGGGTGGACATCACCTTTGTCTACCTCCTCTACCACATCTACGAGGGTTACGACTTCCCCTCGCTCATCAAGTGCGAGCAAAAGCCCTGTCCCAACAAGGTGGACTGCTTCATCGCTCGGCCCACTGAGAAAAGAATCTTCACCCTCTTCATGGTTGTCACCAGCCTGGTCTGCATTCTGCTCTCTATTTTTGAAATCCTCTACCTGGTTGGCAAACGCTGCCGCGAATGCTTCACCTCGCTCCATAACTCTCGTCACGTCATGACCAACACGCTGTCCAGTGGAAGCACCTTGATGGAGTCAAACTCAATAAAGCTGACAGGCAAAGGCACCCCTGAGACACCTGCTCCTTCATACAGCGTGGCCATATCTTGA
- the gjb3 gene encoding gap junction protein beta 3, whose amino-acid sequence MDWKTFQALLSGVNKYSTAFGRVWLSVVFVFRVMVYVVAAERVWGDEQKDFDCNTKQPGCANVCYDHFFPISHIRLWALQLIFVTCPSFMVVMHVAYRDDRERKYKAKHGDEKKLYNNTGKKHGGLWWTYLISLFVKTGIEVSFLYILHHIYDSFYLPRLVKCEVSPCPNQVDCYIGHPTEKKVFTYFMVGASALCIVLNICEIIYLISKRFVRCANKLKRRNRNMGRHHDKYNDDDHFNNCSVAVTKPEPELEPRELKEQPPSFRSALKPSFGPSGLKLEEKIRASAPNLSTS is encoded by the coding sequence ATGGACTGGAAGACCTTCCAAGCCCTCCTCAGTGGGGTGAACAAATACTCCACAGCGTTCGGCCGGGTATGGTtgtctgtggtgtttgtgttcaggGTGATGGTGTACGTGGTGGCAGCGGAGCGAGTGTGGGGCGATGAGCAGAAAGACTTTGACTGCAACACCAAGCAGCCTGGCTGCGCCAACGTCTGCTACGACCACTTCTTCCCCATCTCCCACATCCGCCTGTGGGCCCTGCAGCTCATCTTCGTCACCTGCCCGTCCTTCATGGTGGTCATGCATGTAGCGTACCGTGACGACCGCGAGCGCAAGTACAAGGCCAAGCATGGTGACGAAAAAAAGCTGTACAACAACACGGGCAAGAAGCACGGCGGCCTGTGGTGGACCTATCTGATCAGCCTCTTCGTAAAGACGGGCATCGAGGTCTCCTTCCTCTACATCCTCCACCACATCTACGACAGCTTCTACCTACCCAGGCTTGTTAAGTGTGAGGTGTCGCCTTGCCCCAACCAGGTGGACTGCTACATTGGCCATCCCACTGAGAAGAAGGTCTTCACCTACTTCATGGTTGGAGCTTCGGCCCTCTGCATCGTTCTGAACATCTGCGAGATCATTTATCTCATCTCCAAGCGCTTCGTGCGGTGTGCAAACAAGTTGAAGAGGCGCAATCGCAACATGGGCAGGCATCACGACAAGTACAATGACGACGACCACTTTAACAACTGCAGTGTGGCTGTGACGAAGCCGGAGCCGGAGCTGGAGCCCAGGGAGCTGAAAGAACAGCCTCCGTCCTTCAGGAGTGCGTTAAAGCCTTCCTTCGGGCCATCAGGACTTAAACTTGAGGAGAAGATACGGGCCTCTGCTCCGAATCTGTCCACTTCATGA